The following are encoded together in the Platichthys flesus chromosome 9, fPlaFle2.1, whole genome shotgun sequence genome:
- the rfc4 gene encoding replication factor C subunit 4, protein MQAFLKGATVQTTRPQKDKAAGLSTEKKAKAIPWVEKYRPKSVDEVAYQDEVVAVLKKSLEGADLPNLLFYGPPGTGKTSTILAAARELYGPVLYRQRVLELNASDERGIQVVREKVKNFAQLTVAGTRQDGKPCPPFKIIILDEADSMTAPAQAALRRTMEKQSRTTRFCLICNYISRIIEPLTSRCSKFRFKPLANQIQEERLLAICDMENLKYTKQSIAALVRVSEGDLRKAITFLQSAARLGVDKEITEKAIIDIAGVVPPKMIDNLIQICFKGTFEKLEIAVRDMVDEGYAATMILSQLHESIIEQDLNDKQKSAITEKMAVVSKCLSDGADEYLQMLSLCSVIMQQSSQNN, encoded by the exons ATGCAGGCCTTTTTGAAAGGAGCCACTGTTCAAACTACCAGACCCCAGAAAGACAAGGCAGCGGGGCTCAGTACAGAGAAGAAAGCCAAGGCTATTCCATGGGTAGAAAAATA CAGGCCTAAATCTGTTGATGAGGTGGCCTATCAAGACGAGGTGGTGGCAGTGCTTAAGAAATCTCTGGAAGGAGCTGAT CTTCCCAACTTACTGTTCTATGGTCCTCCTGGAACAGGAAAGACCTCCACCATCTTAGCTGCTGCCAGGGAACTATATGG TCCTGTGCTATACAGACAGAGGGTGTTGGAGCTCAATGCCTCAGATGAGCGAGGCATCCAGGTTGTCAGAGAAAAGGTTAAGAACTTCGCTCAGCTCACTGTGGCTGGGACTCGCCAAGA TGGAAAGCCATGTCCTCCTTTTAAAATAATCATCCTGGACGAAGCAGACTCCATGACTGCACCAGCTCAGGCCGCTCTCAGACGAACCATGGAGAAGCAATCGCGCACCACCCGCTTCTGTCTCATCTGTAACTACATCAGCAG GATTATTGAGCCTTTGACATCCAGATGTTCCAAGTTTCGCTTCAAACCTTTAGCCAATCAGATACAAGAAGAACGCCTGCTAGCTATCTGTGACATGGAGAACCTCAAGTACACTAAACAg AGTATAGCAGCATTGGTGAGGGTGTCTGAGGGAGACCTGCGGAAAGCCATCACCTTCCTCCAGAGCGCTGCACGCCTCGGCGTCGACAAAGAGATCACAGAGAAGGCTATCATTGACATAGCCGGG GTCGTTCCTCCAAAGATGATCGACAACTTGATCCAGATTTGCTTCAAAGGAACCTTTGAGAAACTAGAGATTGCCGTCAGG GACATGGTGGATGAAGGCTATGCAGCCACAATGATTCTGAGTCAGCTCCATGAGTCGATCATAGAACAGGACCTTAACGACAAGCAGAAGTCGGCAATCACAGAGAAGATGGCG gttgTGAGTAAGTGCCTGTCGGATGGTGCAGATGAGTACCTGCAGATGTTGAGTCTCTGTTCAGTCATCATGCAGCAGTCCTCCCAGAACAACTAA